CTAACTCTCCAGcattgttgtggaggaatttagGCCCACTCTTCTACAACGTTgcttcattgaggtttgcaggcatttgtttatgcacagatCTATTAAGGTCCCACAACAGCATTTTAATCGGGTTGAGGtttggactttgactgggctattgcaacaccttgattctgttatttttcagccattctgttgtagatttgctggtgtgctttaGATCATTGTTGCCTGAACGAATTTTGGCCAAGCTTTACCTTTGCATCACTATTACAGCACTATTAGTTGTCAAAACAGCTTTTCGGCGTGAAGCATCTTCCTTGCTTGATTTCTTCCACTCCTAGGGTATTTAAACTCTATATTTTTATCTCTAATTGCTTTATTCTTTGTTTAGCTCACCTTGATGAAGACCCGATCCGTTGTAACACTGATATAACTGCTTTTGTTCCAATGTAATTAATGAAGATTTTGTTTGTATATCTGAGTGTGCACTGCATAGTCGACCACGCATTAAAACCCAATGTAAAAGGCACTAAATATGGGTCACGAAAATTAAATGATTCTGTTTTATGAGATGGTGCTGCACATCATAAACGATAAGATGGTGCTGCACCTGGGTTACattatttccctttaaaaatatgTCATTAAGATCGAGCCTCTCTCACTGGAATGAGAGATAATCCCAGAAGAGGATCTAACTTTTATTCTCATTAAaccttataaatatatatatatatatatatatatatatatatatatacacgtatatacacatatatatacacacacacacacacacacacaaacaattgTATTTACCTGATAGCCTCCTCCAGCTTtgactttattttctttaacttcACTATAATACTGCTGGCGAATGAGTTCAAGCTGTTTCAGGTACTGTCAGGTAAAACATTATAAGTTATCACTGGGCATACGGCTACAACAGTTAATCTGATGTTAGGAAAAGGCTGATGCTcacacataaaaacaatatgGCGGAAAACAAATCAGTTGAGGCTCACTGTGCCCTCATACGGTAATTCTGTAGGGAGAGGAACCGCTTGGAAACAAGCtctctatatattattatatttattcaccAATCAAGAATTGTAAAAATAGTTGTGGGAGCGTTGTGGAAGTGCCAATAGTGGCCAGCTAgccctaaaaaaatatatattattttgctcAAAGGGGCCCTTCATCCTTATGGAAGCTAGTGAATATATGTGTCCTCAACACCGACTGTGTTTTCAATTTACAGTTTACAAATATTATTCCCTGGATAACCTGAAGACAACCCAGTAGGTGAAAATTgttatgtaatatttgttatgtcttgtttacccgttgtacagtgctgtgggatatgatggcgctttataaatcaataaataacgaTTATGTCTGAAAAGTTAACACAAGTGAAATTAGCAGTAGGACATGGAGTAGGATCTGCTTGATGCCTATTGCAGAACTAGCACTATCGTTCTGTCCCTTCTAGTCGTCATCATTCCCCGGCCTTGACGGTCTACCTAGTTGTGAAGCCCCTTCTTCTGCGCTTTCATGTTGTATAAATGATGAGATAAAGGCGGGATGCAGATTCTACctgttcttctttctcattgttCCTGGGCTGCTGTCTCTGTGGTGTCCTCTCCAAGTGCTGTTCAGGGTGGATTTCAGGTCTTGGACCTTGCACTGGTTTGTAGAAATGATCAGCAGAGGATGGCCGTAGACCCTACACGTTAAAGAAATACGTTGAGAATAGAATAAACATTGAGGTATAAATGGATGATCTTCTCTGTGAAGTCCTGTTTTCAGAAATGAGGTCATTAGCTGCAACGATTATTCATTCTGAAGATTGATATCTCATATTTGTCGTTTGGCACTGAATGCTGTtcaataatacaaatgttttattagacACATTAGATTACAAACAGCAGGCAAACTCCTATCCTTAAACCACATTATTACGCAGTCTGGCATAACTGCTCTTTTTGGCCCTTTTACTTAAAGCCAAGTTACACCACTCAAAGCTGGCAGCAATCTATCAACtggtattaaataaaatgtgctgGCTCCATCTTGGCTGGACTTCCCATCTGGAGTTGGAGGGCTCTTGTCAGTGGCTGAAACATCGGCTTAACGGAACATGCATTGAAAGCTGTTAAATGATAGACCCATGGGAGACATATTGGGGAGACCCCTCCAACTTCTCTTAGGTGAATGTGCTAGAAGTGAGCCACAAAGTCAGTGTGTATTTGGAATGGATCCACGTGGCACTACGCCCTTGCCAAACATTTCTGTCTTCGCCTTAACCTACTTTACGCTGGGGACAGCATGGAACACCATCGATCACAAATACGTGTAAGGTATGTGGCCAGTGCACCACATAAAAGAGAAAGGGAATATACATAGTCATGCTGTTATATGtagatatgtatttattaagcacTAACAGGTATACTTGGAACAGTTTATAGTATAATAAATGGGAGTTACAATAAATACAGTAGtctgcatagaaacatagaatccgATCGCAGATATAATTATTTGGCCCTTTTTCCATGATGTTAGGACTTAAATCGTTATCAATTCTTGTTCTAGTCTTAGCTTCAGGACAGCCATATGCCCACTCCACGCAgacatatgtacacatatactATCTGATCTGAGCTTGTTTCGTGAAAAATTAGCTATTCAAAAGTATGGCTAGAGGTTAGATTAGAAGGCCttggcatttaaagggacacataAATGAAGGTACTTTAATAAGCATGCTCCAACCTGCAAAATAGATAAATCACTTACctttagtagaagctgcagctcgaGAGCTGCAACACACCGTCCCCTCCCAGGCACCCAATCAGCGGCATGAAATCACTCCCATTAAAAGCAGTATGAGTGTGCTTGCAGTGGGGGGTCATATTAGACCCTAGAAGTCTTGAACAAGCTACAACTGGAGAGTAATGTACAACACGCCTGAACATATCTCCTGTAAGCGTAGGAGCTTTTGGGGGGGTTGGCAAACACATATGGGGGGTTATTCAGAATCCTTCCATGCGTTTGCAAGGAGGACCAAGGAAAAACTTAAAAAGAGACCACTCCGTTGTCATATGCATTTAGTAAACACAGAGTTTATTATAGTCTTATACCGACACCTTGTGCACAGTGCTGGTACACCATCATTTGTCTAGtttggatttattttataacagaGTGAGCTTGTATTATCTCTTTATAATGCAGTGCATTGTAATAGTGTTGGAAGCCGTCAAAGAATTGGAGGTCATGCGTTCAGAACCACATAAGGATTCACATAAGGTAAGagaaatatatcataaaaaagaaattaaataagaTAACTAATGGTTTTTAAAATACTCACCAACTGCTTCTCTACCTTTATTCTATATAGCTGTGCTTCCTGACGTCTCTGTAAATACTCTGCTGGCCTACAAATCAACAGATGTATTATTAATCAgctcatataaataaaagacctATCCACAATATATAGCCACATTTTTATACGGCCATTGCAACTAACAATTTGtggtcaggggagggctggcaccttccgGCCCAGGGGGACAACTATAGCCAAGTCCCCCTCCTCATCAAAAAccacacatttaattaaaatataaccaGATTACCTTGCAGGCTTCTCCTTGAGTGCTCCTGACCCCACCTATAGCCCCGTCCGTATGTAGCCCCACTTCTATAGGCATAACCTCAAAGGTGTCTCCATTTGGACGCGTGTAACGTGGAGGGGTATGATAAACGCTTACCACTGTTGCGGGATTTGGATGTCTCTTTGTTTACAATACTCCTCAACTCGCTGGTTCATCTGGACCTCGTAGGCTCGCTGTTGTACGTTGTTCAACTGAGCGTAGTAGTGGCCGTAATTCCCGTGTAATCTGACTGCAGCTGGTTTCTCGGGGACATCCAATCTACGTTCCCAATActgaacaataacaaaaatatgttattatgaAAAGTTCCATAGCTGATGTACTCATACTGTAATATTCATAATGTTATAATATCCAATATAGTCTGTGATATATTCACAGTATGATGAAAAAGAACAACACAGCATTGTCTCTAGACCGTGGTACATGTACTTTAACGTTTCTGTTCATTGTGACTATAAATGTATGATTTATTGAATGCACAGGGGGTCTTGTATAAAATACGAGAAACCTTAAAACATCTATTAGCATAAAATCCAGAAGAAGATCCTTCCAGGCACCGCAGGTAGTGCTATACTATAGCAGAATCACGAGGGTAAATCATGTTCCGCTGTCATTCCTCACCTTGGCCATGTGCTGCTGGACATTTACAGGGGACTTCCATTCATTCCTTTTTGGTAGTCCGTCTCTCCTGGGAGGCGTTACCAACTTGGCCCTCTGTGGATTCAATTTTAGCCTTTCCCCTTTTGTAGCTTAAAaagcaaatatacaaaaaaaaatccatgatttcattaaaataaagtgtGAAAGGAGAGAATGTTTATATTAGATTGAAAGTCACTGATGTTCTGTGTAAATGTTGTGTATCAGGCTTTGTACACGTGTACATGTGCAGGCACTAGCAGCAGAGCCAGAACTGACATTTTATTCATTCGATGTTCCctgtttcattcattcatccTTTCCTGGaattcagaatgtttggtgggtatgtGCGTATCACAGTGTCTGCAGCTCTAAATGCCACATTAACATGTataaaaacagcaacaaatggGTTTATAAGTCAACTTGTGTAAAAATAGTACATAAATACCTATTAACAGGTGGCAAAGTCACATACAAAGTGTAATGAAAACCCTGCTCCTTGGCAAAACCTCTAAACATAAGAGCGTCCCATTTTGTGAATTGGACACAAATGGCCAGATTGTGGTTTCTGTGTGTGCCAATTGTGTTTTAGGCAAGCATGTTCCTGGTTGGGCTAGCCCTCAAACTGATAGTCTCCAGCGTGCTTGTAGATGTAGATATTCAGGATGAAGAATATACAGTGCGTGGGGCTGTACTTTTGGACATTACCTGGAGATTGTCTGGGTGCTGGGGTACAGCCGACTTTCGTTGATGTTGGCTGTTTCTTTCTGTGTAAGACTGTGTGGCTGAATTCATCCTGAATTTGCTGgagataaaaacataacataaacaactaaaaaaaagcaacataaaAACACTTAATCAGATTTACTCTTTCCAACGTTACTCTACGTGATGCATTCAGTAGCGACAGACACTTACCTCTGGGCTCAGGAACCTGTTTATAAGCCTTTCCAAAAATGGCTTCTTTAATATGGAGGTGATTGATGGTCTGTCGCGTGGGGATATTTTAAAAAGCTGCGATATCAGGATCCGGAGGTCGTAAGAGTATTTCGAGGAGAGCGGCTCGTAGCGGCCTCTGCAGATCTTCACCACCAGCTGGTGTAAGCTACCTGCTTCAAACTTCACAATAAAAGTCAAACCGAATGATATGAAGTGGGGAATAATCctcacaaattaaatatatagtgATACATATCTTGGATATAACAATAGAAACCAATGGCATGTTCCTTACTGCGTCTCACGTGTAATACTGGGACCCAAAAATGCCCTTTATAAACACACCAAAAGTGGACACAAACTTATTCAAGAACTTATTCAGATGTAGAATTTGGTCCGGAACATATAAATGTGATCAGTGGCTTAAAACTAGCTTTTCCCAGGCGGTGCGGCCCCTGATGTGCCCAGAGATGGCTGGACACATCAGGGGGTAGTCAGGGGGTACATCGGCAGGCACGTCTTTGAATCTAAGGAGCACATTTAACATTTGAAAGTATAAAGCGAAATGCTTACAGGATGCTTTAATGTACACAGTTCATACAGCACACAACCTAGAGACCAGATATCCCTGAAACAGAGAACAAAAGCATTAAAACACAACCACAAATAGAGCGCTAATCACATctgtacaaaataaatgatgctgcgggggggggggcatttctaGGGGCGCAAAATCTTTTTAAGATCTGTCTAAACTAATTGGtcaaacagaatttgacaaatCATATCATATGTTGCTAGTAGATCAGTGTCAGGCTAAGGCCCTCCAGTGGCCCCTGGGCTCCAGCGGCCACCTACCTCCCAGCCACAGTAGCCTGCACATTAGAGCACTGAGGACCCCCAGATCTCCCCCCCCGACACATGCCAATGTGTATAATGGATAATTCACCAATACAGTAGATAAGCTtagatgtatattatatacatccaTTTATACATCCATATATACCCTGTAACCGCGGTGTCATCGCAAAAGCAGATACAAAGAAAAAGTTACGCTACTCGCATTGCAAATAACCGCAGCGAACGGATACCTTTgccttttcaaatatttatgaCTTTAAGGGCTGAATTACCAAGACGTAAAACTATCACATTTACAAGAAAACCGCTAAGCCCTGCTAGGTACGGTATAAGTAAATCGCGACATACGTCTTGTTGTTATAAGGCCGATTCTCACAGATTTCAGGTGAAAGGTAATAAGGCGTTCCAACGCGGGTACGAGCCAGCTCCATCGTgcttaaaaaaggaaagaaatgtattatgaattattatgtattatttttatgtattctatatttatttatatagcgccagcagattctgtagcgctgtatagTGAAATTCTTGAGTTGATGCACTGAAGTGACCGGTAAGCTGCTGGGTTAGTGAATACACACATCCCTAAAACCGTGAAATTCTATATACAGCATCAATACCTCCTTAGCGTTATATTAAATAGCAAGTCTagggaaaataacaaaataaataataaaaataatcaaaaaaatcattaaaaatataatacaactgTCGTAAAACCGCAGGAGCCGCATTATTTTCCTGGCAACTTTATTCTGGATTTATTTAAGATTAGAAAATATAATCAGTTGACCGATTATAGAATCAAAGCAACGTAAATAATGCCAAACAATGTTAACTAGCTCTAATATTTTAATCACCTAATTAATAATGTAAGATTATTTAAATGCAGGCTGCAAACCTGTTTTAAAAGGAAATATGTTTGAATCAGTATGATAGGACTACTATACAATCAAATACTTGTTATAAGCTAGAAAGGTTTATGATATGACATGTGATTTAGGGGGTTAATCGCCAAGGTATAGGAGAGACGAGGGACATTTCTTTCCATGGACCAGTCAGTGTAAGGTTAACCATTCACGCTTACTTGTTTAAGACTCTCGCTATGCCAAAGTCGCCCAGTTTGGCAACAGTCCCGTTACCGGAGAGAAAGATGTTCtgcggagaaaaaaaagaaagcgtaACCGATCGCTTACGCCTGCAATCTACGGACCCATCCGGAGCCAATAACGGAAAATATCTGTACCTGCGCCTTAATATCTCTGTGTAGGACTTTCCGGTCGTGGATATGTTTAAGACCCAGTGAAATCTGCACAAACCAATTCAGGATCTGCAACAAAAACCCCAATACTCAGAAAAaggaaatacataaataaatagaaaatacaaaaaaatatataaaatttatgtctaaaaatggaaatatttctttgcgtgggatttttttttttaacagaacagAAGCCAAGTCGATGTGTTTTATTGGCTCGATCACAAACCCTTGGCAGAAACACTTCTGAAAGGTGAGTCTTCCCCCTGCCCTACATACTAAAGCTGACGGGACTCTATAAATGTTCTTGCAGCATCAGTGACCATTTCCCGGTATCTAACATGTCCTTAGTGTTCATTTCTTTAAAGTCTTACGGGTAAAATTCAGCCATTTTGTCAACTGGTCGGTTTCCACATTCGCAGTGtaagaaaaacattaacaaaaaaaaaaagaaattcaggTAATAACGGAATTGGCTTTAATGCTCCTAAAATGTTAGTACATAGAAGAAAATCTTATTTATTCCATAACTTAGCTAACTTAAAATTAAGAAGGTACATTCCTTATGCCAATGTATGTTTGGACCCAAAAGTCAcgggcatatctgggaacttgtTAAgcgagctgaccctgagacccactgagatattaaccctttaatgggcCATTGTGAGGATTCTATGCTGTGACTCACCAAACGTGTTAACCAattggctctaataccggtcacctgcattcaagtagGCATATTCACCATAACaaactggtagcaaaagcaccagttggaagtcttatatatgatcacagcaccgtggaataaaaaaaggagTCAGATACAGACTGCGATGCttagaatctgccccttcacccggGGATTGGGGCAAAAAACCTGAGACTTGGTCAAACCCTGACAGTTCCCATGTATGGTCTCCATCAGTGCATAAAACCTTGAAAACATTTAGCGTTTTCTTCTATATGGGggacagatttgtttttttttctctttcttgatGGTCAAAGTCAGACactttttgaatatatttgaatatacggtatattaactACCTGATCTTCATCAAAAAGAAGACCTCGTTGTCTGTTTATTCTCTTCATCAGGTCGCCGCCATCACAATACTCCATGACAATGAATAACTTATTCCTTTctgggagaaaaaagaaattgctcGTACAAAGATCCTGTGCTGAGAAGCCATCCTCATTCTCTAGTTTGATACGACCAGCCTGCTCGCTAAACAAACTCTTATACATTATATCGCTGTACGTTGGAAGTTCCCCCCTCTCAATGATGATAATACACCCATAACTGGAGCCGTAATCAATTACGTTTATTCCAACTGGCAATGATGGTGCGTGGATGTgatcattaataatattatatttagccATTTTCACTCAAATGATGCTTTATACTGTACGGAGTTCCCACCAGCTGACCTTCAACTGCAGTGAAAAATGTTACGATGTTTGGGTGCTTCATCTTGGCCAACAGGGTCACTTCTTTGTGAGAagcttccttttctttttgcggcatctaaaaaaaagaacaaaagaacaaaaaaatgaatcaaataTTATTGGGAAGCCATTCATTAAAAGGACAGACCCCTAAAGAAGAAGGCATATTAAAGTAGTCTGCATCCAGCGCCGGGGATGTCTAGCGGGCTAACGCATCCGCTCCCACAATACACATCAGCCAACAGCCACAGCGAGCACACAATGGGCATCTACTGATGGGCATCAACTGATGGGACTGCCATCCGACTCTCACCCCCCAACGCTGGACACGTCTCTCCCTCCAGGTCTTCGATGCACATTTCAGGGCCATGCTTACCTTGGAAGACGGGAGCTTTTACTTGCCCAAAGGCTGTTCAGTGTCCCCCTTGTAGAATTTGGATTTAAAAGGTCATCAGTCCAGCATTTCCCGGGACATAAAGAGGTAAACGTGCGACCCAGGACCCCCAGGTGAAACCTTAACAGGTGGCAGCCCATCACTGATCATTCACAGTGGACTGGAAACATAGTTATGCCCACCAATAATATATGGGCATtggtaatgaataataataataataacgcggTTATCTTGGTAACACCGCTTACCTTTAACAGGTTAATTTCCTTGATTACGCAATTCAGGTTATCAGCCTTTGCTCTTGCGAGAAATGCTTTTCCGAACGCTCCCTCTCCGATCTTCCGAACAATCTCGTATTTATCCATTGCGTCTCTCTAGTgcttgttggaaaaaaaaaaggaacatataaaataaccaaaaatgcAAAAGGAAAATGTCTGATACAGAGTGCCTAGTTTTTTAAGAATGAAGCACGTTTTATataatcactattattattatcctttatttatatggcgccttCAATTTACGCAGCATATgttctaaatattattattattatgaacaaaaatttTATGcacaaaaagggaaaagaaaaaattatttaatcatgaaataaatgaatatagcCATATACTTGCATTTTCAGCAGCTATTTCTGATCTAAAAGgaatagagttttttttttccttccctaaACTCCTTTGTATCACTTTGTGGATTATTAggagatttttattattatatataaatatatattctttatagaAATTGTATTATTTCGTTCAGTAGCTCAAACTGGCTATTTATGTTAGTTGTAATCaattaatgtttattataaaaaaaaaaaagagctaaagCAGAGAAAGGAGTGGAAACTAACGCAGTTTGTGTCCTTTAAGGTGGAGGTGTTTATAAAATtaaactctcagggtttttgtcCCAATCCATTAACAGATTCATATAACCCCAAGAGacatatacctgtatatatatatatatatatatatatatatatatacacacacacacacacacacaacggtatatctaaacacacatatacatatatttatttctgctCGTTAACCATTTGCATGCTCTATAATACCACTGGTCACCCCACTGtcactcaaaaggttaaaaaataattctgaatTTGGTATGTTTGGAAGGTAATGTTAACTTAATAGTAGGCTTTCCTGGATATTACCGATCTCTTCTTTCGATCAATTTGATCCTCAGGTTTTAACTTAGTAAAGtaattaacattaaaacatacaatGTGACGGCAGGAAAGACacgttcagcccatctagtctgctcatttatCCCGATAGCTTTATGgctatctaccacttctgctgggacgcTGTCCACCTATCTACTACCCGCTTAGTTAAGTAAAAGACATTTAGTTTCTCATTCGCCAGAAGTTAAACaagtttaaaaaatgaacactgtatgtaaaaaaagtatttatacataaaaatgattgGCGCTGAGAGAGCTTCC
This sequence is a window from Spea bombifrons isolate aSpeBom1 chromosome 2, aSpeBom1.2.pri, whole genome shotgun sequence. Protein-coding genes within it:
- the NEK5 gene encoding serine/threonine-protein kinase Nek5 yields the protein MDKYEIVRKIGEGAFGKAFLARAKADNLNCVIKEINLLKMPQKEKEASHKEVTLLAKMKHPNIVTFFTAVEERNKLFIVMEYCDGGDLMKRINRQRGLLFDEDQILNWFVQISLGLKHIHDRKVLHRDIKAQNIFLSGNGTVAKLGDFGIARVLNNTMELARTRVGTPYYLSPEICENRPYNNKTDIWSLGCVLYELCTLKHPFEAGSLHQLVVKICRGRYEPLSSKYSYDLRILISQLFKISPRDRPSITSILKKPFLERLINRFLSPEQIQDEFSHTVLHRKKQPTSTKVGCTPAPRQSPATKGERLKLNPQRAKLVTPPRRDGLPKRNEWKSPVNVQQHMAKYWERRLDVPEKPAAVRLHGNYGHYYAQLNNVQQRAYEVQMNQRVEEYCKQRDIQIPQQWPAEYLQRRQEAQLYRIKVEKQLGLRPSSADHFYKPVQGPRPEIHPEQHLERTPQRQQPRNNEKEEQYLKQLELIRQQYYSEVKENKVKAGGGYQEAPKVPKATYVVKPGKNGKGTPHRDQPDTPQPAEDIEKHLIQISVQNRQERKALEEKYKVKGGVKFEIDLHEPFQEEDTKADEEADLLNDTLTFDHGKKLEDVNWSEMYKGCAVQDSDDTKLGDKTADNRKQWTPGVPKTLLHILQAADVTSVSDTVADIDRVDDLPINRKQWKHMAPATLLKALAEAEMDNSIIHDEDVCDGTLKQWPPVKGDVETDEASEDDLDEERLEPRSDDDDTNFEESEDELREEVMDSMERVLGHTEGKALEEKVVEKKDSSAEKPAMDTRSSDAQKPDQSSAENS